In Kamptonema formosum PCC 6407, the genomic stretch CTGGGTGCCGCGCCACTACCAGGCACACCACGCCTACTTTCTAATCTATGCCGAGTGCGATTGGGATTGCGAGCATGGGCTGGAGATTCGCTTCCGCGATGGTGTGGCCATTGAAGCCGATCGGGTAGGTGGTAGCGGCGGTGCGCAGGATGATACCCCTGAGCACTTGGAGATGCTACAGCAGCTAATCGCGGCCGCTTCCTCTGAGCGCGCTCCTTGAGACCTAAACGCCACCGAGAGTAGCGATCGCAAAACTTTTCGGTCTACTGACATTGCTATCTAATGCTTTCTAAGTGTTTCGGCAACCCAGCACATACAAGCGACTAGCGTCGCACTGGCGGGTAAGCAATAACTGTCTTACCTGTCTATGCAAGTAATTACAATTACCGATTTAAACTTCCTAATCAATCCCAGCCAATTGGCTGTACCCATTGATACCGAACAACAACACTTTCAGCTAGCAATGAAACAAACCTGCATGAAACTTCCCACCGAACCATTGCTAGATTCTCATCCACAGATTGATAGATGGATAATGGAAATAGGTTTATTATTTCCTGAAGTGTTTGAATGGAAGCCTCCACAATTTTTAGTAGATACCCAATTCATTACCAAACTTTGTACGAAAAATGAAAAAGCTGTGTGCTTGCAAATAAACACCAATGCCGCTTTTCTTAGAAATGGATATGTTAATCTAATTGAATGGGCAATTCGACATCCGGCATTGAATTGGTCTGATAAATTAAAGTTGTGGATAGCAACAGAATATCTTTCATTACCGCCAGAAAAGCTCAAGCTGACAATATTAGCACTGCACCCGACCTATCCTGGGAAAAGACACGAAATCAGTTGGGATAGCCAGCAACACCAAGAAACAAAAGATTGGCTCATATCTGTTCTGACAGAACAGGAAGTACCATTTGCCAATCAAGTAACATCACTAAAAGCGATCGCCACCCCGACTAATTTCGACATAAAGAAAATTGACGAGGTAGAAATTTAGATAGCCTACAAGTGTCATCCTTTAGAGAGATCGCTTGTTAATCTACGGTAAAAGCTTTTTCCTCAAAAGGCTTAAGCCAAACTTACTAACAAATCAGTCATTCGCAAGAGAAAACTACCACATCAGATTAACGCTTGCCAATACCGCCAGTGGCAAAAACCCGCCTGGAACGCCCAGTTTTACTAACAACTGAGTCTAACGGGTTGTAGCTCAATTTCTTGCCTGAACCTGGTGGCACTGGTGATGGGGATGGAACGTTACCCCCGGCATCTGGCAGCGGTAACATCCGTTCTGCTTCCTCAATGCGATCGTACAAAGCAGCAGTTAGTTGGTCAAGACTGGCCTGTTTGATGCGACTCTCCAGCCGTAGCCTAACAAGAGCATCCCAGAGGGCCTCACTCTCACTTTGCCGCTGCAAATCAGCTTTAGGAATAGGAATGGTTAGCGCGTAAGGAATTGACCCCTCGCCGCCGGAACTGTAGCCGGGATTCGTAATTACACACCGTCCCTGGGGAAACCGCAAAATCTCATCCACTGAAAACAATGGCATTTTTTGAAGCGACTCGTTCCAACTAATAGATTGATTGCTTTGAGATTGACCACCCATAGAACGGCTGGTAGACTTACTTTTGAGCAAATTTAAAAACAATTATCTGTCGACCTTCTATTTTCGTCGGGATGTCCGACTTTCCCAAAAATGCTCGCAACAGGTCAGCTTGGATAAAACTGCTAAAGGTTCCCGCCGCCGTCGTTAGAATTCCAGAAATAGTTTTTTCTGCTTCTTTAGCACTCAAAAACTGGTTGAAACTGGTGGCTACCCACTCATCGATTTGACGAGATTGGATAGCATAATCAATTCGTTTCACTAAATTTGGCAACCTCAAAATTGCATAGAGCATCGCCATATCTGGATATTTAGAACCCTTGACTAATTGAAGGAGTGCTTTAGCTAATAAATCTCCAGCTTTTGAGAAAAATTCGTCACTTTTTCCATTACCTGAACTCGCATTCCTATTAATAACTTGACCAATTTCTCCAGCCATGACCGAATCTTGAGGCGATTTCATAAAGTCGAGGGGATTAATAATACCTGAATAGGCTTCTCCCGGTGCAAATACCCACACTTGATAGCCATACCGCGCTGCCATCGGTGCGTGGAGTTTAAGCTGATCGCCTTTTTTATCGTAGAGGATAATCGGAAATCCTTGCACCATTGCACTTTCTAGCGCCCGATCAATAGCTCATAATCCTGACAGCCTTAGCAGTTGCTATATCTCTGCTAACGCAGCCAACCGTATAAAAAGCAAAATTATTGAAAGATATTTTTACCGTGAAAACAAAAAGAGTGGCTGTCAGAGCTTTTGAAGAGACACCCGGATTATCAGTTTTTAAAACGCAACACCATTCAACTAGGAAAAGGTGACATCTCGCTAACTTTGGAACGTACAGAATGGATCTATATGGGAGCAATTGAAGTAAAATATTCAGGAGCATATATCCCTGGATTAAAATGGCATTATCTTAAAGCGAAACTGTCACGCAATGGCAAATTGCTTTCCGATTTAACCTATAACTCTAAAATCGTATCTTACCCTCACTGTCCGCTTGCGCCTGACTGGTTGACAAAATCTAACTTAGAAAGGACAAAAATTCAGGAAGGAGAACAGATGAATCTCCCTTTTCATGAAGCTGTACTGGTTGTAAACCAGCCCCCATTGCTAAAAGGAAGTTTTTATCGAGCCAAGCGGTGGTATAAGCGCAAATCAGAACAATTGCCTGTAACAAACAGTTGCCGCACTCCCAAAACTTTCCAACGCGAACTACCATTTATGAAGCCAAAAGTCCTAGCTCCCGATACTAAATTTGTCCCTCTAGCCTGTACTGATGGCACTCTGGTACAGGTTCCTGAATACCTAATAAAGTTGTTAGAAGAAGCTAATGCTAGCACATCTGAACGAGCAGATGCAGCTTCTTTGTACGCGATCGCGGGTTTGAAAGCAGCTATCAACTTGGTAGAAGGACTGCCATTATTGCGAGCGAGGGGAGTAAACCCCAAAAGCCACACCACATTTTAGTGAGATCGCGGATGCGATCTCACTTTGAACTCCTTCTAAACCTGATCTGCGATCCTTAATCTAATGGAATACAATAAAACTTGGTGTTATAAAAGCGATATATGTATGACTGATGAAATGTCCAAACCAAACTTCGATGAAAATGATGCCCTGTTATCTGACTTGCTCAAAGAAGTTCAGAAATGGGAGGGAACTTTAGCTGGCGGGACAAAACTAGGGATAAATGCAGACAAAGTTGATAGCTTATTTCAAACTAAAGTCAACTTTGGCAATCCTAGAGATCGACTAATTCGGCTGACCGAGAATATCTTTACAGATAGCGGTACTGAACTAGATAGCATTTATAAACAACAGATGCAACAACAGTTTGACTTCTATTATATGACCCTAACAGTAGCTCTAATTCCTGAACGTGGCGCTCGATTCTGGCGGTTAACCTGTGAATTAAATTTTAGTCCCAAAGGTAGCAGCGAGCCAATTATTACCAGCTTGTTTCCTGCTCAAAAGTGGCGCTCAGTAATGAACTTTGGAGTGGGCATGGATGTGGGATTAAATGGTAACTTAAACTGGGATGTAGGCGTGGATTCCTCCAAGTTAGCAGAACTATTGGACTTGATACCAGAAGATATCAAGGCCAATGTCACCAGCAAGAGTAACTTTAAGGCATTTTCAGCTATGCCTGCCTATCAATATAATCTCGGTCATTCCGAAATTCTGACAAACGGTGAAGGAAATTCTACTTGCTACTGGCGAATTCAGGATCAAGAACTACAGAAAATTGGCACAGCGAAATTCGGAATTGTTTTTAAAGTACCCAAAGGAACTGAATCAATTAGTTTGCAGGGTACAGTATGGGCTGAACCCGATCTTAATTGGCTGACGGCTGATATTCGAGATGTTTT encodes the following:
- a CDS encoding type IV secretory system conjugative DNA transfer family protein encodes the protein MVQGFPIILYDKKGDQLKLHAPMAARYGYQVWVFAPGEAYSGIINPLDFMKSPQDSVMAGEIGQVINRNASSGNGKSDEFFSKAGDLLAKALLQLVKGSKYPDMAMLYAILRLPNLVKRIDYAIQSRQIDEWVATSFNQFLSAKEAEKTISGILTTAAGTFSSFIQADLLRAFLGKSDIPTKIEGRQIIVFKFAQK